From the genome of Epinephelus moara isolate mb chromosome 10, YSFRI_EMoa_1.0, whole genome shotgun sequence, one region includes:
- the s1pr1 gene encoding sphingosine 1-phosphate receptor 1, which translates to MAEPSYSDLIAKHYNYTGKFRKTQQDSGLKADSVVFIIVCCFIILENILVLATIWRTKKFHKPMYYFIGNLALSDLLAGVVYTANILLSGANTYKLTPTQWFFREGSMFVALAASVFSLLAIAIERHLTMLKMKLHNNGNTCRVFLLISTVWMIAAVLGGLPVMGWNCIQSMTQCSTVLPLYHKTYILFCTTVFSIILMAIVVLYARIYALVRTRSRKLVFRKVSNGRGNAGANIKSSEKSMALLKTVIIVLSCFIACWAPLFILLLLDAACETLSCPILYKAEWFLALAVLNSAMNPLIYTLTSNEMRRAFLKTLLCCTACVRPNAKFTGPIMGAEFSRSKSDNSSHPNKEEAEYSPRETTVASSGNVTSSS; encoded by the exons ATGGCTGAGCCCAGCTACTCTGACCTGATCGCCAAACACTACAACTACACCGGCAAGTTCCGCAAGACGCAGCAGGACTCGGGCCTGAAGGCCGACTCGGTGGTCTTCATCATTGTGTGCTGCTTCATCATCCTGGAGAACATCCTGGTCCTTGCCACCATCTGGAGGACCAAGAAGTTCCACAAGCCCATGTACTACTTCATCGGGAACCTGGCGCTGTCCGACCTGCTGGCCGGCGTCGTCTACACCGCCAACATCCTGCTGTCGGGCGCCAACACCTACAAGCTGACGCCCACGCAGTGGTTCTTCAGGGAGGGCAGCATGTTCGTAGCGCTAGCAGCGTCTGTCTTTAGCCTGCTCGCCATCGCCATCGAGCGCCACCTCACCATGCTGAAGATGAAGCTCCACAACAACGGCAACACCTGCCGCGTCTTCCTGCTCATCAGCACGGTGTGGATGATCGCGGCGGTGCTGGGCGGTCTGCCGGTGATGGGCTGGAACTGCATCCAGAGCATGACGCAGTGCTCCACCGTGCTGCCGCTCTACCACAAGACCTACATCCTGTTCTGCACCACCGTCTTCAGCATCATCCTCATGGCCATTG TGGTGCTCTACGCTCGCATCTACGCGCTGGTGCGCACTCGCAGCCGCAAACTCGTCTTCCGCAAGGTGTCCAACGGCCGTGGCAACGCCGGCGCCAACATCAAGAGCTCGGAGAAGTCGATGGCGTTACTGAAGACCGTCATCATCGTCCTGAGCTGCTTCATCGCCTGCTGGGCACCGCTCTTCATCCTCCTGCTACTGGACGCGGCCTGTGAGACTCTGAGCTGCCCGATCCTCTACAAGGCCGAGTGGTTCCTGGCACTCGCCGTCCTCAACTCCGCCATGAACCCGCTCATCTACACGCTAACCAGCAACGAGATGCGCCGTGCCTTCCTCAAGACGCTGCTGTGCTGCACCGCCTGCGTCCGGCCGAATGCCAAGTTCACAGGTCCAATCATGGGGGCAGAGTTCAGCCGCAGCAAGTCGGATAACTCCTCCCACCCCAACAAGGAGGAGGCGGAGTACTCGCCTAGGGAGACAACGGTGGCGTCCTCAGGGAACGTCACCTCGTCGTCCTAA